In Simplicispira sp. 125, one DNA window encodes the following:
- a CDS encoding phosphotransferase: MSHPTPSAFAASPPRTTATVAWPDAARHAAFDAWLAPLAAAQGLQPGTLRPASADASFRRYLRIDTGTPGQSCVVMDAPPDKENCRPFVQVQALLQQAGLHVPQILAWDEANGFMLLSDLGQHTVIEKLDPAAPQDAYAWYQQATDTLLQWQLASRPGVLPPYDEALLRRELALFPDWYIAQHRGMALDAAQQAVLDHAFNRIVAHNLEAPSVFVHRDFMMRNLMVPTTPGGPLGVLDFQDAVYGPITYDIASLLRDAFISWDENFVIDITVRYWEKARKAGLLGAGSPSGWGADFGEFYRSVEWMGLQRHLKVAGIFARLTLRDGKPKYLQDAPRFLHYIRSTADRYRELGPLCKLIDQIEGTEAAMGYAFGRV; the protein is encoded by the coding sequence ATGAGCCACCCTACTCCCTCCGCTTTCGCAGCCTCCCCCCCTCGCACAACGGCCACCGTGGCCTGGCCTGATGCCGCGCGCCATGCCGCCTTCGACGCCTGGCTGGCACCCCTGGCCGCTGCGCAGGGGCTGCAGCCCGGCACCCTGCGCCCCGCCTCGGCCGATGCCAGTTTTCGGCGCTACCTGCGCATCGACACGGGCACGCCCGGCCAGAGCTGCGTGGTGATGGACGCGCCGCCGGACAAAGAAAACTGCCGCCCCTTCGTGCAGGTGCAGGCCCTTCTGCAGCAAGCGGGCCTGCATGTACCGCAGATCCTGGCCTGGGACGAGGCGAACGGCTTCATGCTGCTGTCCGACCTGGGCCAGCACACCGTGATCGAGAAACTCGACCCCGCAGCGCCGCAAGACGCCTACGCCTGGTACCAGCAAGCCACCGACACGCTGCTGCAGTGGCAGCTGGCCTCACGCCCCGGCGTGCTGCCGCCCTACGACGAAGCCCTGCTACGGCGTGAGCTGGCCTTGTTTCCTGACTGGTACATCGCCCAGCACCGCGGCATGGCGCTGGACGCAGCGCAGCAGGCCGTGCTCGACCACGCCTTCAACCGCATCGTTGCGCACAACCTAGAGGCGCCCAGCGTGTTTGTGCACCGAGACTTCATGATGCGCAACCTGATGGTGCCCACCACACCTGGCGGGCCGCTCGGCGTGCTGGATTTTCAGGACGCGGTGTACGGCCCCATCACCTACGACATCGCCAGCCTGCTGCGCGACGCCTTCATCAGCTGGGACGAAAATTTTGTCATCGACATTACCGTGCGTTACTGGGAGAAGGCGCGCAAGGCGGGTTTGCTGGGCGCGGGCAGCCCCAGCGGCTGGGGGGCCGACTTTGGCGAGTTCTACCGCAGTGTCGAATGGATGGGCCTGCAGCGCCACCTGAAGGTGGCCGGCATCTTTGCGCGCCTGACGCTGCGCGACGGCAAACCCAAGTACCTACAGGACGCGCCCCGCTTTTTGCATTACATCCGCAGCACCGCCGACCGCTACCGCGAGCTGGGCCCGCTGTGCAAGCTCATCGACCAGATCGAAGGCACAGAAGCGGCTATGGGCTATGCCTTTGGTCGCGTTTAA
- a CDS encoding 16S rRNA (uracil(1498)-N(3))-methyltransferase — MPRFHCPADLAPGLELALPAGAARHVQVLRMQPGDSITLFHGGLQDPGAPGGEFDATITHMGRSEVRVQVGAHHAIEREAGRAVHLLAGITANERMDWLVEKATELGVASITPLLAERSVLKLKGERADKKLAHWQAVAVAACEQCGRNRVPTIHPAMDLAGWLRSPPADAQGARLLLSLRAETQPLHTKVPGSSALVFLSGPEGGLSPTEEDLALQHGFAPVTLGTRVLRAETAPLAALAAFTLD; from the coding sequence ATGCCGCGCTTTCACTGCCCCGCAGACCTGGCCCCCGGGCTGGAACTCGCCCTGCCTGCGGGCGCTGCGCGCCATGTGCAGGTGCTGCGCATGCAGCCGGGTGATTCGATCACGCTGTTCCACGGCGGCCTGCAAGACCCCGGAGCGCCGGGCGGCGAGTTCGACGCCACCATTACCCACATGGGCCGCAGCGAGGTGCGCGTGCAGGTGGGCGCCCACCACGCCATCGAGCGCGAAGCCGGACGCGCGGTGCACCTGCTGGCCGGCATCACCGCCAACGAGCGCATGGACTGGCTGGTTGAAAAAGCCACCGAACTGGGCGTGGCCAGCATCACCCCGCTGCTGGCCGAGCGCAGCGTGCTCAAGTTGAAGGGCGAGCGCGCCGACAAGAAACTCGCCCACTGGCAGGCCGTGGCCGTGGCCGCCTGCGAGCAGTGCGGGCGCAACCGCGTGCCGACCATTCACCCGGCCATGGATCTGGCGGGATGGCTGCGCAGCCCACCCGCCGACGCACAGGGCGCGCGCCTGTTGCTGTCGCTGCGCGCCGAAACGCAGCCGCTGCACACCAAGGTGCCCGGCAGCAGCGCCCTGGTTTTTCTCTCTGGCCCGGAAGGGGGCCTGAGCCCCACGGAAGAAGACCTGGCCCTGCAGCACGGTTTCGCTCCGGTCACCCTGGGCACGCGGGTGCTGCGCGCCGAAACCGCGCCGCTAGCGGCGTTGGCAGCATTCACGCTCGACTGA
- a CDS encoding antibiotic biosynthesis monooxygenase, translating to MTGFAHTPAPPYYAVIFTSLRTEGDDGYGAMAQRMVELAAQQPGFLGVESVRDGLGITVSYWADLASIAAWKADAEHLDAQRQGREKWYAGFKIRIARVERDYGL from the coding sequence ATGACGGGCTTTGCCCACACGCCCGCGCCGCCCTACTACGCGGTCATCTTCACCAGCCTGCGTACCGAGGGGGACGATGGCTACGGCGCCATGGCGCAGCGCATGGTGGAGCTGGCAGCGCAGCAGCCGGGGTTTCTGGGGGTGGAATCGGTGCGCGATGGCCTGGGCATCACGGTGTCGTACTGGGCCGATCTCGCATCCATCGCCGCCTGGAAGGCAGATGCCGAGCATTTGGATGCCCAGCGCCAGGGGCGCGAGAAGTGGTACGCAGGCTTCAAGATCCGTATTGCCCGCGTGGAGCGCGACTACGGTCTGTGA